Proteins encoded by one window of Gemmatimonadaceae bacterium:
- a CDS encoding Uma2 family endonuclease gives MAMPALLPRYTVDHIDELPEYPGVRYELLDGLLLVSPAPSSVHAVITSRLISVLSNGISEEHAFVAAPGEIRLEPFTSLVPDVLVYPAKYGLGAPWKDIGEWLLAVEVVSPSSAVYDRDYKRRAYSALGVGEYWVVDPMQRTIEVSLSGDAQPRVERRAVRYRAPGSARDLQIDVAQVFSGVRSLIRM, from the coding sequence ATGGCTATGCCCGCTTTGCTGCCGCGCTATACCGTCGATCACATCGACGAGCTGCCCGAATATCCGGGCGTGCGCTACGAGTTGTTGGACGGACTTCTCCTGGTGAGCCCGGCGCCAAGCAGCGTCCATGCGGTCATCACGTCGCGCCTGATCTCAGTGCTCTCGAACGGCATCTCCGAGGAGCATGCGTTCGTCGCGGCGCCGGGCGAGATCCGCCTCGAGCCCTTCACGAGCCTGGTTCCGGATGTGCTGGTCTATCCGGCCAAGTACGGGCTCGGCGCGCCGTGGAAAGATATCGGCGAATGGCTGCTCGCGGTCGAGGTGGTGAGTCCATCGTCCGCGGTGTACGATCGCGATTACAAGCGGCGCGCCTATTCGGCCCTCGGCGTCGGCGAATATTGGGTGGTCGATCCAATGCAGCGCACCATCGAGGTATCGCTCTCCGGTGACGCGCAGCCGCGGGTCGAGCGTCGCGCCGTTCGTTACCGCGCGCCTGGATCCGCGCGAGACCTGCAGATCGACGTGGCGCAGGTGTTCAGCGGCGTGCGCAGTCTCATTCGCATGTAG